The following nucleotide sequence is from Echeneis naucrates chromosome 5, fEcheNa1.1, whole genome shotgun sequence.
TACTGCGTCTCACAGCATCAGCAGAGACGATGACACTATGTCCACCTGTGCAGTcaaacaacagcaaataaaagatgCTAATTCTGCTCACTGTTCTGATCATCCAGTTCTAAAACTGTTCATTTCTACAGCTCATCAAGACGACTGACGGACTCAGAAATCAGGAAGTCGTTATTGTCATTGTATCAAATACAATGAAAGTACTTGTGGCACTCAAGTGATGCCTTTTcaacaaaaaagacattaaagaaataaaaacagacttgGAGGttcattacagaaacataaaataataagtataaaacatttatctgGATACCAGCTAATACAGGTAAGTAGGTAACTAAAGTTTCCAATTTATATCAGAGATGAATTCTTTGTCCTCATGGGTTTTAGTTTCACGTCAGATGTTTGTTCATCAGCTGATAAGTGACCTGAGACATGATGACAGAGATCGACCTCAAGCTGCAGCATAGTggatctgaaatatttttatagaaatattcagtattttctgtttttatttttaaagaagttcTCCATGTTTCCAGATATTCCGTATCAGCTCAACCTCAACTTATTCTTAGTTTGATAATTTCAgactcagaaaacaagaactaactaaaaacatagtctgaatgtttccttctcctccacagaaaagttcctcttgTGTTTGGATTGTTTCTATCtctatctgatcaggagttctgctcattaatgatgaaaaattagCTCCAAATATCTggttgtctttattctgtcaacacaataaactcagccCAGTCCTTAGACAGACCATCAGGTCTGGTACTGGAGCTGCAACAGCTGCTTCCAGTTCCGGTCTCAGTTCTGGTCTCACTGGTCCCAATGGTTCTAGGTCTGGTCTCAGTTCTGGTCCTCCTCCTGGCCAGGTTTTTCACAGTGATGAAACTGCAGCTGGTAAAGTTTCATTAaagtttattgttgtttcacaagAGAGAGATGTTAATGAAAGACCTGATGATGTAACAACATGAGTCATCATAGTTCACGTTGTTCTTCTTCAGGTTAAATCAGACCTGACCAAGTTCCCAACACAGAAGACGACCATACCATACCATACGAACTATTCATTAGTTCATCTACTcatttgttcacacacacacacaaacttagtTGACCTCTGACCACGACAGGCCTCTGCAACCTCAGCCAACAGGAGTGGAGTCAGCAGAAGCTCCACCCACATCACGCATAGGCTGATTAATTATTACTCAGCTGTTTCACTCAGTTTTTCTGATTTGCAGGAACAACAGGTTCATGTCAATAACAGAAGATGATCAATCCCGCCCCCCCGCAGGACATCCCGGGGTATAAAAGTTTCTCTGCTGGATCTTCTCCAGCAGAGAAACTgtcctcagctgcagcagctgtttctcTTCTAGAGTTGGTGTTAATACCTTCTTAACATAAACTTAACAAAGAcgttttattctttttcttctgctctttctcttgACTTGCTCTCCAGACGCCCCCAGGATGCCTCCTCAGCTCCAGTCCCAGAACCAGAATGGACCTAAGATCCTACAAGGGGACATTAGCAGCCTGAGTCTGGCTGTCCGGGAGTTTGTGGAGGCCAATGTGAGTCTCTGTCAGCCAGACGCCGTCCACATCTGTGACGGGTCAGATGAAGAGAACCGGTCCATCCTGATCCAGCTGGAAGAGCAGGGCCTGATCAAGAAGCTGCACAAATATGAAAACTGGTAGGTGGAGCTCAGGTGGTCATTCAGGTGTCAGAAATTTGTCCCTTTCAAATACACCAGCTGTTACCATAGAAACAAAGGTTATCACATTCAAACTGTAGCTGACCaggttcttcctcctcctgcagctggttGGTGAGGACTGACCCGAGGGATGTGGCTCGTGTGGAGAGTAAGACGGTGATTGTGACCCAGGACCAAAAGGACACGGTGCCCACACCGCAGGGAGGCGGAATCAGCCAACTGGGCCGCTGGATGTCCCCTGAAGAGTTTGACAAAGTGATGACTCAGAGGTTTCCAGGCTGCATGAAAGGTACCAGAGAAACAAAGGGTTAACGTCTCATCACCTAAGTTTAGTGTCATGTTTAATCTGTACGGTGACATCACCTCTGACTCCACTCAGGTCGCACCATGTATGTGATTCCCTTCAGCATGGGCCCGGTGGGTTCCCCCCTCTCTAAGATAGGGGTGGAGCTGACCGACTCCCCCTATGTGGTGGCCAGTATGAGGGTGATGACCAGGATGGGCAAGGCTGTGCTGTCCACTCTGGGAAACGATGAGTTTGTCCGGTGTCTGCACTCTGTTGGTTGTCCTCTGCCACTCAAAAGTATGTTTACGATGGTGACTGAGCTACCTGCGTACAGTACCTACCTCTATAATTGTCTGTTTGAATTGAActgtgtcccatttcctgtcagagCCGCTGGTGAACAACTGGCCCTGTAACCCTGAGCAGACAATAATCGCCCACATACCAGAACGCAGGCAGATTGTGTCGTTTGGCAGCGGTTATGGAGGAAACTCCCTGCTGGGAAAGAAGTGCTTCGCCCTGCGCATCGCCTCACGTCTTGCCAAGGAGGAGGGCTGGCTGGCTGAGCATATGCTGGTACGGACACAGTCAACAAGTTATCGATCCATCCAAACCTACGggcagccccccaccccccataaCAACCCATCCGTTCTAACCAAACCAAATGTTCCTCCTGTTCAGATCTTGGGAGTCACCAACCCTGCAGGAGTGAAGAAATACATGGTGGCAGCCTTCCCGAGTgcctgtggaaaaacaaacctggCCATGCTCTGTCCCACACTGCCAGGCTGGAAGGTCGAGTGCGTGGGCGACGACATTGCCTGGATGAAGTTTGATGACCAAGGTGAGAGATGAAAGACTTCAAATTGTAGTCTTACATCAGCATCTAACATCAGTGACACTGACATACCCCCCACTCCATAGGGAACTTAAGGGCCATCAATCCAGAGAATGGCTTCTTCGGCGTTGCACCGGGAACCTCAGCCAAAACCAACCCCTATGCAATGGCAACCATTGTCAAGAACACCATTTTCACCAATGTAGCAGAGACCAGTGATGGGGGTGTGTACTGGGAGGGAATGGATCAGGTGCTGCCAGATGAAGTGACCATCACATCCTGGAGGAACAAGCCCTGGAGCTCCAAGGATGGtaagagagaaaagtcaaaatttaacattaacacaaagAAGTAGGTTTCAACTAAAATCTGATTCTGAAAGTCAGAAAACGTCACAAACTTTCCTCCACATCCTCCAGGTGAACCCTGCGCTCATCCCAACTCCCGTTTCTGCTCTCCAGCTGGTCAGTGTCCCATTATTGACCCACTGTGGGAGTCTCCGGAGGGCGTCCCCATCGAGGCCATCATCTTTGGGGGACGGCGACCAGAAGGTAAGAAAGACATTGGTGCTCTGAATACAATGCCTGAAGAGATGAATTAGATAAAACTAACAGACTGTGCTTCCTGTCAGGAGTCCCTCTGGTCTACGAGGCATTTAATTGGCAGCATGGAGTCTTTGTTGGCGCTGCTATGCGATCAGAGgccactgctgcagctgaacaCAAAGGTCAGAATCTTTCACACTCAAACATGAAGTCCTGCT
It contains:
- the pck1 gene encoding phosphoenolpyruvate carboxykinase, cytosolic [GTP], coding for MPPQLQSQNQNGPKILQGDISSLSLAVREFVEANVSLCQPDAVHICDGSDEENRSILIQLEEQGLIKKLHKYENCWLVRTDPRDVARVESKTVIVTQDQKDTVPTPQGGGISQLGRWMSPEEFDKVMTQRFPGCMKGRTMYVIPFSMGPVGSPLSKIGVELTDSPYVVASMRVMTRMGKAVLSTLGNDEFVRCLHSVGCPLPLKKPLVNNWPCNPEQTIIAHIPERRQIVSFGSGYGGNSLLGKKCFALRIASRLAKEEGWLAEHMLILGVTNPAGVKKYMVAAFPSACGKTNLAMLCPTLPGWKVECVGDDIAWMKFDDQGNLRAINPENGFFGVAPGTSAKTNPYAMATIVKNTIFTNVAETSDGGVYWEGMDQVLPDEVTITSWRNKPWSSKDGEPCAHPNSRFCSPAGQCPIIDPLWESPEGVPIEAIIFGGRRPEGVPLVYEAFNWQHGVFVGAAMRSEATAAAEHKGKFIMHDPFAMRPFFGYNFGQYLSHWLSMADRPGVNLPKIFHVNWFRKNPTGGFLWPGFGDNIRVLDWMFRRVNGEAGAMPSTVGYLPGANSLNLQGVQGQVDLDQLFFLDKEFWQQEVEEVREYFTTQVNVDLPNEMMRQLELLHQRVQQM